A stretch of the Vibrio rumoiensis genome encodes the following:
- a CDS encoding conjugal transfer protein TraG N-terminal domain-containing protein, producing MGAFSIYSIGDSAFLEQILIAVSMITGTGDFEKMVSIGLLLGVLMVCIQSVFQGAKQINIQQVLVGWILYACFFGPTTTVTIEDAYTGQVRVVANVPIGVGFAGGVISNVGYTITNLFETGYGVIVPNVTESHFSETLKLLNDVRRRAYDTGVFTALNSANGGGYVDVRRSWNNYIRECTLTKVDLNLMSLDELMNRSTDSALRFNSQLYGTRLYLSTSDPDGADYTCTDGWVAISSATANLSSPVVVDALNSLLGIDTSTGDNALTKLTDSLQAMGATTTSSIDYLKAAVLEPLYYEAAAGRYQDLQDYGSALMVNQAIQQRNTQWAAEQSMFMTVVRPMLTFFEGFIYAITPIIAFIIVMGSFGLQLAGKYVQTILWIQLWMPVLSIINLFVHTAASNEMSSLSASGLNSMYALSSTGDVLQHWIATGGMLAAATPVISLFIVTGSTYAFTSLASRISGSDHVDEKMQTPDLLKQGPVMQSQPAYNHNQFSGAMANGAESMISTFSLGSTLASGVSSAQALQSQKSEAFQSTLGRGFSDGVSQDQAYSRLSNVGRNVSSQNTAQSQLVNQQAKNFMDKFQVDDTHSDAVKGAFAMQAMGTLDVDEAASMLMPMVGKARAAMKAAAGVKSSSTALVPAGGEGQSGGGGSDLLDIKAQAKGSTESSAQDSSSWSASDVSQFMKGVSYSQTDSQALTNQLAQGFSRSGSESFKQTWGDNLSQNLSKSASELVSASDTFTTMSQLQNQMGSMTNTDFKTLGGAVAQTPAAMNQLNDYFRNAAPQSVKDEASSLQQRYQSYGMSPQVAQAAARMTAMTNSKNYEPGKELGGYQAALQAINTASGRNGAFNGDAYGNNGIEGPNVQGLPSQVQGAVGSGPNLQPGFRENVAGMAGTNPASEASQLPTDSPLVQNDNAIGSAALNNKAQQTERDVSAPELKKSQDNLMNSLPEMSKSASSWGAWDNSSDWMGRRAEQAGGALIAGSQAGADAFSKAMDQMRTMTPEQRDQFIAATQRGDEAVKEEFGWAGDALVGMAKLGRNVMGAAASGYDAAKEWLTGKSDLSEAAKGMNIEERGAFYAAALASASEAGGGAAQQFMSQYGDEFKETMQSIAQSRYGLTESQAAVYAESFDTNQGRMDQAVQNLKMEYAERNPDGSPMMQDGQPVLSQQNEQFTDKLVNVLQNSTDAGDRSGSYLTAIRGYNIANQRF from the coding sequence ATGGGAGCTTTTTCAATCTACTCTATTGGTGACTCTGCTTTTCTGGAGCAAATCCTGATTGCAGTATCAATGATCACCGGAACTGGAGACTTCGAGAAAATGGTCAGTATCGGCCTGCTTCTTGGTGTCTTAATGGTCTGTATTCAGTCTGTCTTCCAAGGCGCAAAGCAAATAAACATTCAGCAGGTTCTGGTCGGCTGGATTCTGTATGCTTGCTTCTTCGGCCCGACCACAACAGTGACTATCGAAGACGCTTATACTGGGCAAGTTCGGGTCGTAGCCAATGTACCTATTGGTGTAGGTTTTGCTGGTGGCGTCATATCCAATGTGGGATACACCATCACCAATTTGTTTGAAACCGGGTATGGCGTGATCGTCCCTAATGTTACGGAAAGCCATTTCTCCGAAACACTGAAACTGCTTAACGACGTCAGAAGGCGAGCCTATGACACAGGGGTGTTCACCGCTCTTAACTCTGCAAATGGCGGAGGCTACGTTGACGTGAGACGCTCTTGGAACAACTACATCAGGGAATGTACGTTGACTAAAGTCGATCTTAACCTCATGTCACTTGATGAGTTAATGAATCGTTCTACTGATTCTGCTTTACGTTTCAACTCGCAGCTCTACGGTACTCGCTTGTATTTATCTACGTCAGACCCAGATGGAGCAGATTACACCTGTACAGACGGATGGGTGGCAATTAGTTCTGCCACCGCAAACCTGAGCAGTCCCGTTGTTGTTGATGCCCTGAACAGCTTGCTTGGCATAGACACTTCAACCGGCGATAACGCACTAACGAAGCTGACTGATTCCCTTCAAGCTATGGGAGCCACCACTACATCATCAATCGACTACCTGAAAGCCGCCGTTCTGGAACCTCTCTATTACGAAGCCGCAGCAGGTCGCTATCAGGATCTCCAGGATTACGGTTCTGCTTTGATGGTCAACCAAGCGATCCAGCAACGTAACACTCAATGGGCCGCAGAACAGTCTATGTTTATGACGGTCGTTCGCCCAATGCTGACGTTTTTCGAGGGTTTCATCTACGCTATCACCCCGATAATTGCTTTTATCATTGTGATGGGCAGCTTTGGGCTCCAGTTGGCTGGTAAATATGTTCAAACCATACTCTGGATTCAGCTCTGGATGCCGGTTCTCTCGATTATCAACCTCTTTGTTCACACAGCCGCGTCAAACGAGATGTCTAGCCTCAGCGCTTCTGGCCTCAATTCTATGTACGCACTATCTTCGACTGGGGATGTGTTGCAACACTGGATAGCTACAGGCGGGATGCTTGCAGCGGCCACCCCTGTAATTTCACTGTTTATCGTCACAGGTAGTACCTATGCCTTCACCAGCTTAGCATCAAGAATTAGTGGCTCTGACCATGTTGATGAGAAGATGCAAACACCAGATCTCCTCAAGCAAGGTCCGGTCATGCAGAGTCAGCCAGCTTACAATCACAATCAGTTCAGTGGAGCGATGGCGAACGGCGCAGAAAGCATGATCAGCACCTTCTCTCTTGGTTCCACATTGGCCTCAGGAGTTAGTTCCGCTCAAGCGTTACAAAGTCAGAAATCAGAGGCATTCCAGAGCACCTTAGGGCGAGGTTTTTCTGATGGAGTGAGCCAGGATCAAGCATATTCGAGACTCTCCAATGTAGGGCGCAATGTATCTTCGCAAAACACAGCTCAGAGCCAGCTCGTCAACCAGCAAGCCAAGAACTTTATGGATAAGTTCCAGGTGGACGATACTCACTCCGATGCTGTAAAGGGTGCGTTTGCCATGCAGGCTATGGGCACTCTCGATGTTGACGAGGCGGCGTCCATGCTCATGCCTATGGTTGGCAAAGCGAGAGCAGCGATGAAGGCTGCTGCTGGAGTTAAATCTAGTAGTACAGCTCTTGTTCCCGCCGGAGGTGAAGGTCAGTCTGGTGGTGGCGGTAGTGATCTCCTTGACATCAAAGCACAAGCAAAGGGATCAACAGAGTCATCCGCGCAAGACTCTTCAAGCTGGTCTGCAAGTGATGTGTCTCAGTTCATGAAAGGTGTTAGTTATTCGCAGACCGATAGCCAAGCGTTAACGAATCAATTAGCACAGGGTTTCAGCCGCTCTGGTAGCGAATCATTTAAGCAAACATGGGGGGATAACCTTTCACAGAATCTGTCCAAGTCGGCTTCTGAGTTGGTTTCTGCGTCAGATACATTCACGACAATGAGCCAGCTCCAGAATCAAATGGGGTCCATGACGAACACCGACTTTAAAACTCTCGGTGGCGCTGTCGCGCAAACTCCAGCGGCTATGAATCAACTGAACGACTACTTCCGTAATGCTGCACCACAGTCTGTGAAAGACGAGGCTTCTTCACTACAACAAAGATACCAGTCTTACGGAATGTCCCCTCAAGTGGCTCAAGCAGCAGCGCGAATGACTGCAATGACTAACTCCAAAAACTACGAACCTGGTAAGGAGCTTGGTGGGTATCAAGCAGCACTACAGGCTATTAATACCGCATCAGGTCGCAATGGAGCGTTTAATGGCGATGCTTACGGAAATAACGGCATTGAAGGTCCTAATGTTCAAGGGCTGCCTTCCCAGGTTCAAGGAGCTGTTGGCAGTGGCCCCAACTTACAACCTGGATTTCGTGAGAATGTGGCGGGTATGGCAGGAACCAATCCTGCGTCAGAAGCCAGCCAGTTACCAACAGACAGTCCACTTGTTCAAAATGACAATGCTATCGGCTCAGCAGCTCTTAACAATAAAGCACAGCAAACTGAGCGTGATGTGTCAGCTCCTGAATTGAAAAAATCTCAGGACAACCTTATGAACTCGCTTCCAGAGATGTCCAAGAGCGCATCTTCATGGGGCGCGTGGGATAACTCCTCTGATTGGATGGGCCGTAGAGCTGAGCAAGCTGGCGGAGCTCTAATTGCTGGGAGTCAGGCTGGCGCAGATGCTTTTTCTAAAGCGATGGACCAAATGAGAACGATGACACCTGAACAGCGAGATCAATTCATTGCGGCGACTCAACGGGGAGATGAAGCGGTAAAAGAAGAGTTTGGCTGGGCCGGTGATGCTTTGGTTGGGATGGCTAAACTTGGCCGCAACGTCATGGGAGCTGCGGCCAGCGGATATGATGCAGCCAAAGAATGGTTAACAGGTAAATCCGACCTGTCAGAAGCGGCCAAAGGAATGAACATTGAGGAACGAGGAGCGTTCTATGCAGCCGCTCTTGCCTCAGCCTCAGAAGCAGGTGGTGGAGCGGCTCAGCAGTTTATGAGCCAGTACGGTGATGAGTTTAAAGAGACTATGCAGTCTATTGCTCAAAGCCGATACGGGCTGACGGAATCCCAAGCTGCTGTTTATGCTGAATCTTTTGATACCAACCAAGGGCGCATGGACCAAGCTGTTCAAAACCTGAAAATGGAATACGCAGAACGCAACCCAGATGGCTCACCAATGATGCAAGATGGTCAACCTGTTCTTTCTCAGCAGAACGAACAATTTACAGACAAGTTGGTAAACGTATTGCAAAACTCGACAGACGCCGGGGATCGTTCAGGAAGCTATCTGACAGCCATCAGGGGCTACAACATAGCAAACCAGCGGTTCTAA
- a CDS encoding catalase, giving the protein MSDDTKKCPVTHMTTDFGAPVVTNRDSLTAGPRGPLLAQDVWLNEKLAGFVREVIPERRMHAKGSGAFGTFTVTHDITKYTRAKIFSEVGKKTEMFARFTTVAGERGAADAERDIRGFALKFYTEEGNWDMVGNNTPVFFIRDPRQFPDLNKAVKRDPRTNLRSATNNWDYWTLLPEALHQVTVVMSDRGIPASYRHMHGFSSHTYSLWNQAGERFWVKMHFRTQQGIKNLTDAEAGELVAQDRESHQRDLYEAIERGEYPKWTMFIQVMPEADAEKYALHPFDLTKVWYKGDYPLIEVGEFELNKNSENFFADVEQVAFSPSNLVPGIGVSPDRMLQARLFNYADAQRYRLGVNYHQIPVNQARCPVHSNHRDGQGRVDGNYGALPHYEPNSFGQWQGQPQFSEPPLKLTGNAAHWSYDKDDHNYFEQPGKLFRLMNDGQKEALFGNTGRAMGDAPEFIKFRHIRNCHAADPAYGAGVAKALGINLEKALASKKDDPMYGNPLVALPA; this is encoded by the coding sequence ATGAGCGACGACACCAAAAAGTGCCCCGTAACCCACATGACTACTGACTTCGGCGCCCCCGTGGTCACTAACCGCGACAGCCTCACTGCAGGTCCTCGCGGCCCCTTATTGGCTCAGGATGTCTGGCTGAATGAAAAGCTGGCCGGTTTTGTGCGCGAGGTCATCCCAGAGCGCCGCATGCACGCCAAGGGATCGGGTGCCTTCGGCACATTCACGGTCACGCACGACATCACCAAGTACACCCGCGCTAAGATTTTCAGCGAGGTAGGAAAGAAGACGGAGATGTTTGCCCGCTTCACTACGGTAGCTGGGGAGCGCGGTGCGGCCGATGCCGAGCGCGATATCCGTGGTTTTGCTCTGAAGTTCTATACCGAAGAGGGAAACTGGGACATGGTGGGCAATAACACTCCGGTGTTCTTCATCCGCGATCCTCGCCAGTTCCCTGATCTGAATAAGGCCGTCAAACGCGACCCTCGCACAAACTTGCGCAGCGCCACCAACAATTGGGATTACTGGACGCTTCTGCCCGAAGCTCTGCACCAAGTCACTGTCGTCATGAGCGATCGCGGCATCCCTGCCAGCTACCGTCATATGCACGGTTTCAGCTCGCACACCTACAGCCTCTGGAACCAGGCCGGCGAGCGTTTCTGGGTCAAGATGCATTTCCGGACCCAGCAGGGCATCAAGAACCTTACCGATGCAGAGGCCGGCGAATTGGTCGCCCAGGATCGTGAAAGCCATCAGCGCGATCTGTATGAAGCCATCGAACGTGGCGAATATCCCAAGTGGACGATGTTTATTCAGGTCATGCCAGAGGCTGATGCGGAGAAGTACGCCTTGCATCCGTTCGATCTGACCAAGGTCTGGTACAAGGGCGACTATCCGCTCATCGAAGTTGGTGAGTTCGAGCTGAACAAAAACTCCGAGAACTTTTTCGCCGACGTTGAACAGGTGGCCTTTTCCCCTAGCAATCTGGTACCTGGTATCGGTGTCAGTCCGGACCGTATGCTGCAAGCACGCCTTTTCAACTACGCCGATGCTCAGCGCTATCGACTGGGCGTAAATTACCACCAGATCCCTGTCAATCAGGCTCGCTGCCCAGTGCACAGCAACCACCGCGATGGTCAGGGGCGGGTCGATGGCAACTATGGTGCTTTGCCGCACTACGAACCCAACAGCTTTGGCCAATGGCAGGGCCAGCCGCAGTTCTCGGAGCCGCCGCTCAAGCTCACCGGCAATGCAGCCCACTGGAGCTACGACAAAGATGACCACAACTACTTCGAGCAACCTGGCAAGTTGTTCCGTCTAATGAACGACGGTCAGAAGGAAGCGCTTTTTGGCAACACCGGCAGAGCCATGGGCGACGCTCCAGAGTTCATCAAGTTCCGTCACATCCGCAATTGCCACGCCGCAGACCCTGCATACGGTGCAGGCGTAGCCAAGGCCCTGGGCATCAACCTTGAAAAGGCACTGGCCTCAAAAAAGGATGACCCTATGTACGGAAACCCACTGGTCGCCCTGCCTGCGTAG
- the traF gene encoding conjugal transfer protein TraF codes for MGKYVRETMKKSPLNLLLLASLTLGASHQAWAQDSTSSGFYERKEEGWFWYKEEPKEPEKKPEKPKPKPVAEAKPAPSKPTDPQPSGPEMFSAKWFRENLPKYKDLAWNDPTVENVRTFLYLQRFAIDRSEQFSDATELAVVGDPFLDEITRRPAATFASQQVDRDAGNAKNMLLKSVADRVGIFFFYKSDDDYSELQAPLIKMLEQGEGFSIIPVSMDGKPLPSGIFPNYKTDEGHAKQLGIVTFPAVYLASPDGQFAPIGQGPMSLPELNHRILVAAKRNGWVSDEEFNRTRPVLNLENNIAERLASPELGSDLQQLSQASGDKDNFVPPEQLMKYIRDKLQEN; via the coding sequence ATGGGAAAATACGTGCGTGAGACTATGAAAAAATCACCTTTGAACTTACTGCTCCTAGCATCGCTCACGCTGGGGGCATCACACCAGGCTTGGGCTCAAGATAGCACTAGCTCAGGTTTTTATGAGCGAAAAGAAGAGGGTTGGTTCTGGTACAAAGAAGAGCCAAAAGAACCAGAGAAGAAACCCGAAAAGCCTAAACCGAAGCCGGTGGCAGAAGCGAAGCCAGCGCCGTCGAAGCCTACCGATCCACAGCCGAGCGGTCCAGAAATGTTTTCGGCAAAATGGTTCCGAGAGAACTTACCCAAGTACAAAGATCTAGCTTGGAACGACCCGACTGTTGAAAACGTCAGGACGTTCCTCTACTTGCAAAGATTTGCAATAGACCGCTCAGAGCAATTTTCTGATGCAACAGAGCTTGCTGTTGTGGGTGATCCCTTTTTGGATGAGATAACCAGACGCCCAGCGGCCACGTTTGCTTCACAGCAGGTGGATCGAGATGCTGGCAACGCCAAAAATATGCTGCTCAAAAGTGTTGCCGACCGTGTGGGGATATTCTTCTTCTACAAGTCAGATGACGACTACAGCGAATTACAAGCTCCGCTCATCAAAATGCTTGAACAAGGAGAAGGCTTCTCGATTATCCCTGTGTCTATGGATGGTAAACCTCTCCCCAGTGGAATCTTTCCTAATTACAAAACCGATGAAGGCCATGCCAAACAACTTGGCATCGTAACTTTCCCTGCTGTTTACCTAGCGTCTCCGGATGGTCAATTCGCCCCGATAGGACAAGGACCAATGTCACTTCCTGAGCTGAACCACCGGATTTTGGTCGCAGCTAAACGCAACGGCTGGGTATCAGACGAAGAGTTCAACCGTACTCGTCCGGTGCTCAACCTAGAAAACAACATAGCCGAACGCTTGGCATCACCAGAGTTGGGGTCTGACCTCCAACAGCTATCACAAGCGAGCGGAGACAAAGACAACTTCGTACCACCGGAACAACTAATGAAGTACATCCGGGACAAATTACAGGAGAACTAA
- a CDS encoding DNA-binding protein, with protein MARKLVEYDDVAAAAQRLKDAGKRPTLIAVRDLIGKGSYTTISTFLKQWSEEHSLDDEPVEVILPESVMSDAQLFLQKIYTVAKASADDQLERERELLRQKEIEFQEDMQQAVDMANDATEKSELLEEQLEAITNKKAESDAALAKTESSLSLKSAELERSLTDIEKLEKRIMDLEGKLEAKSTELTRAQDHLEQAEIENRSLSQKLATTEGELAAQKGKSIEQTEKLRAAHEQNKALKEQLENTQAKLAQSQDSLATAKAHGESLERECQRLSGDVQKLESKLSSAEAEARSLVQDKGVIAGQLQEKDQQTRNLEQRLNEALTKISGLELELVKAGKGGKKKEEN; from the coding sequence ATGGCTAGAAAATTAGTTGAGTACGACGATGTAGCAGCAGCGGCACAGCGGCTCAAAGACGCAGGTAAACGTCCAACTCTCATCGCGGTCAGAGATCTGATTGGCAAGGGAAGCTACACCACCATATCAACATTTCTAAAACAGTGGTCAGAGGAACATTCTCTCGATGATGAACCCGTAGAAGTGATTCTACCTGAATCGGTTATGAGTGATGCTCAGCTCTTTCTCCAGAAAATATACACTGTTGCAAAAGCCAGTGCTGATGATCAGCTTGAACGCGAGCGAGAGCTTCTGCGCCAAAAAGAGATTGAGTTCCAAGAAGACATGCAGCAAGCCGTGGATATGGCTAATGATGCCACAGAAAAATCTGAGCTTTTGGAAGAGCAGCTTGAGGCTATAACCAACAAAAAAGCAGAAAGTGATGCTGCTCTTGCTAAAACTGAGAGCTCGTTATCACTCAAATCTGCGGAGTTAGAACGCTCTCTAACTGACATAGAAAAACTAGAAAAGCGGATCATGGATTTGGAAGGAAAGTTGGAAGCGAAATCCACCGAACTTACCCGAGCTCAGGACCACTTAGAGCAAGCTGAAATCGAAAATCGCTCTTTGAGCCAAAAATTGGCAACTACAGAGGGTGAGTTAGCTGCTCAAAAAGGCAAAAGTATAGAGCAGACTGAAAAACTCCGGGCAGCTCACGAGCAAAATAAAGCGTTAAAAGAGCAGCTCGAAAATACACAGGCCAAATTGGCCCAATCACAGGACTCCCTCGCCACAGCCAAAGCTCATGGCGAATCCTTAGAACGAGAGTGCCAGCGTCTATCTGGTGATGTCCAAAAGCTGGAATCTAAACTCTCTAGCGCCGAAGCGGAAGCTCGCTCTCTTGTTCAAGACAAAGGCGTTATTGCTGGTCAGTTACAGGAAAAAGACCAGCAGACCAGGAACCTTGAACAGAGACTCAATGAGGCGCTGACCAAAATTTCGGGGTTAGAGTTAGAACTCGTTAAAGCTGGCAAGGGAGGGAAAAAGAAAGAGGAAAACTGA
- the tnpA gene encoding IS66-like element accessory protein TnpA: protein MNITHTMANDTIAQRPKRHYYSPELKGQIVAECQVSGASVAGVALAHGINANIVHRWMREQADSLLPAPRNEFVALNLPPPVEQLPATETSSPPVSRAIRVDVRRSASVVTVNWPLEDAASCAAWLRDWLR from the coding sequence ATGAACATCACGCACACTATGGCGAACGACACGATCGCCCAGCGCCCCAAGCGGCACTACTACTCCCCGGAACTTAAAGGCCAGATCGTGGCCGAATGCCAGGTCTCCGGCGCGTCAGTGGCCGGCGTAGCGCTTGCACACGGAATCAACGCCAACATCGTTCATCGCTGGATGCGCGAGCAAGCAGACTCCCTGTTGCCAGCGCCCCGGAATGAGTTCGTTGCGCTGAATCTGCCTCCACCAGTTGAACAGCTCCCAGCAACCGAGACCAGCTCGCCGCCCGTGTCGCGTGCGATTCGCGTTGATGTTCGGCGCAGCGCCAGCGTAGTCACCGTGAACTGGCCCCTGGAAGATGCAGCGTCATGTGCAGCGTGGCTGCGCGACTGGCTCCGATGA
- a CDS encoding UvrD-helicase domain-containing protein — protein sequence MKQLPPDTPEQSLITQYKGPRLVVKAYAGTGKTTTLVKYAHNNLNSRILYLAYNRAIRDEAREKFPANVDCKTSHQLAYATIGRSYQHKLTGNLRLTDIAQAVNTKNWTFAKDIIDTLNAFMCSADTRILYTHFARADTGKLLTSKQERYQIQVIEGAELIWKRMTNAEDPFPTVHDCYLKQYQLGMPNLSRRYTTILFDEAQDANPVTSSIVLQQNCKVILVGDRHQQIYRFRGANNALDSKELMNADQLYLTHSFRFGPNVSLVANALLELKGETRPVIGRGPADQVVMFLPGDVGHRAILHRTVMGVIETALSATEAGSQVFWVGGIDAYQINELQDLYWFSMAEPERVKNKKLLDEYEDYFEYQEVAKATKDPEMMRAVKIINSYDEIPERLTVLRRNTVKEEFGADITVSTAHRCKGLEWDFVQLYDDFPDVLDPELDPMARDDEINLLYVASTRAMRILALNSAVEMVIRYITQKRLVEKQIKMAAEAKEVEEDTSK from the coding sequence ATGAAGCAACTACCTCCTGATACACCCGAACAATCACTGATCACTCAGTATAAAGGGCCTCGACTTGTCGTTAAGGCTTACGCTGGTACGGGTAAAACAACTACGTTGGTTAAATATGCCCACAACAACCTCAATTCCAGAATCCTCTATTTGGCATACAACCGAGCCATCCGCGACGAGGCCAGAGAGAAGTTTCCTGCAAACGTGGACTGCAAAACATCCCATCAGCTTGCATACGCCACTATTGGAAGAAGCTATCAGCATAAACTCACCGGCAACCTAAGACTTACCGATATAGCGCAAGCGGTAAATACGAAGAACTGGACCTTTGCCAAAGACATTATTGACACGCTCAACGCCTTTATGTGCAGCGCTGACACGCGGATTCTTTATACTCATTTTGCTCGTGCTGACACTGGCAAGTTGCTTACATCCAAACAGGAGAGATACCAAATACAAGTGATTGAGGGTGCTGAGCTTATATGGAAGCGCATGACCAACGCCGAAGATCCGTTCCCTACTGTCCACGACTGCTACCTAAAGCAGTATCAACTAGGTATGCCAAATCTTTCTCGCCGGTACACGACTATTCTTTTTGACGAAGCTCAGGACGCAAACCCTGTCACAAGCAGTATCGTTTTGCAGCAGAACTGCAAGGTAATATTGGTTGGAGACCGCCACCAGCAGATCTATAGGTTCAGAGGAGCAAACAACGCTCTTGATAGCAAAGAGCTTATGAACGCCGATCAACTCTATCTCACTCATAGCTTCCGCTTTGGTCCCAACGTGTCGCTTGTGGCAAACGCTCTTCTTGAACTCAAAGGTGAAACTCGCCCAGTCATTGGCCGGGGGCCAGCAGATCAGGTAGTTATGTTTTTACCAGGCGATGTAGGCCATCGAGCAATACTTCACCGAACCGTAATGGGTGTCATTGAAACTGCTCTATCTGCTACCGAAGCAGGTTCACAAGTTTTCTGGGTGGGTGGAATTGACGCTTACCAGATTAACGAGCTCCAGGACTTGTATTGGTTCTCGATGGCTGAACCTGAACGGGTCAAAAATAAGAAACTGCTTGATGAATATGAAGACTACTTTGAGTATCAAGAAGTAGCCAAAGCGACAAAAGACCCCGAGATGATGAGAGCTGTCAAAATCATCAACAGCTACGATGAAATACCTGAGCGACTCACTGTTCTTCGACGAAATACAGTCAAAGAAGAGTTTGGTGCCGATATTACGGTTTCGACTGCCCATCGCTGCAAAGGGCTTGAATGGGACTTTGTTCAGCTCTATGACGACTTTCCTGATGTCCTTGACCCTGAACTCGACCCTATGGCTCGTGATGACGAAATAAACTTGCTCTACGTCGCCTCCACCAGGGCGATGCGTATCCTCGCCTTGAACAGCGCTGTAGAGATGGTTATCCGCTACATTACCCAAAAGCGATTAGTCGAAAAGCAGATAAAGATGGCTGCTGAGGCCAAAGAAGTTGAAGAGGACACGTCCAAATAG
- a CDS encoding conjugal transfer protein TraH, with the protein MVTHKTLKRSLIALSVATSLFIAPTGAMASNGLQSQMDKLFNEMSNTTPPGVYESQRRGVLAGGRFTAKTRIFDENLVSFAPPSWKAGCGGVDLFGGSLSFINADQIVQLLRAVAANAKGYAFQLALDNVFPDGAKWIENFQKKVQALNQHLGNSCQLAQGIVNDLTSSMDVKHKTDASITATTSGLYEDFFGSKQETSGKSPLEELKANKPDEYNKMIGNIVWKQLKGNNANTWFQYGDNTLLEAIMSLTGTVIIGDLVNDPSSTGTGAKTTPLTTLPGNKITLSDLISGGSVEIYSCDSDTTNCLNAGTSNKTVALKGIKNQITDMLLGTSSTPGVIYKYATNSGTLTDPEKAFVSNLPGGIGTIVRNLSVLSQDGANLFATESSGAIALAMMYSFSEEFFRAARIAMANSNSPYKKEALDLLSQSQQQIRGEYTILASQYGDLASQIEKYNNLLDNIRKQKYMLATLSNPPSTN; encoded by the coding sequence ATGGTCACGCACAAGACATTAAAAAGGAGCCTGATTGCCCTAAGTGTGGCGACCAGTCTCTTTATTGCTCCAACAGGAGCTATGGCATCTAACGGCCTACAATCTCAGATGGACAAGCTGTTCAATGAAATGAGTAATACAACACCGCCTGGTGTTTATGAAAGCCAGCGGCGCGGTGTGTTAGCTGGTGGGCGATTCACTGCCAAGACTCGTATCTTTGACGAGAATTTGGTGAGTTTTGCACCTCCATCATGGAAAGCAGGTTGTGGTGGTGTGGACCTATTCGGTGGGTCACTTTCATTTATTAATGCCGATCAAATCGTCCAGCTTCTTCGTGCTGTCGCAGCAAATGCCAAAGGCTATGCCTTCCAGCTTGCACTGGATAACGTTTTCCCTGATGGGGCTAAATGGATAGAGAACTTCCAAAAGAAGGTGCAAGCACTCAACCAACATCTAGGAAATTCCTGCCAACTAGCGCAAGGGATCGTAAACGACCTAACCAGCAGTATGGACGTTAAGCACAAAACCGATGCTTCTATCACCGCCACAACTTCCGGCTTGTATGAAGACTTTTTCGGGTCCAAACAGGAAACCAGCGGTAAGAGCCCTCTGGAAGAACTAAAAGCCAACAAGCCTGATGAATACAACAAAATGATTGGCAACATTGTTTGGAAGCAACTAAAGGGCAACAACGCAAACACCTGGTTCCAGTACGGGGATAACACTCTGCTTGAAGCGATCATGTCTTTAACTGGCACGGTAATCATTGGTGATCTTGTCAACGACCCTAGCTCAACCGGAACTGGCGCAAAAACTACTCCTCTGACGACGCTACCTGGCAACAAGATTACCCTTTCAGACTTGATTTCAGGTGGCTCTGTTGAGATTTACTCTTGTGATAGCGATACGACCAATTGTTTGAATGCCGGAACCTCCAATAAAACGGTCGCGCTCAAAGGGATTAAGAACCAGATCACGGATATGCTGCTAGGAACCAGCTCTACTCCGGGAGTTATCTACAAATACGCAACCAACTCAGGAACCTTGACTGACCCGGAAAAAGCCTTTGTATCTAATCTTCCAGGAGGCATAGGCACCATTGTCCGTAACTTGTCTGTCCTTTCGCAAGACGGAGCTAACCTTTTCGCCACGGAGTCATCAGGAGCAATTGCTCTGGCAATGATGTATAGCTTTTCGGAAGAGTTTTTCCGTGCCGCTCGTATTGCAATGGCAAACAGCAACTCACCCTATAAAAAAGAGGCTCTAGATCTTCTCTCTCAATCACAACAGCAAATCCGTGGCGAGTACACAATCCTTGCCTCTCAGTATGGCGACCTAGCGAGCCAAATTGAGAAATATAACAACCTACTGGACAACATCCGCAAGCAAAAATACATGCTGGCAACTTTGTCCAATCCTCCTAGCACAAACTAA